GGCGTGTAAAAAATGGCCGTGAAAAAGGATGGAATGTAAATATCTGGGGTGTTGGAAATGAAGCATGGGGTTGTGGAGGAAACATGAAGCCCGAGTATTATGCAAATATCTACCGTCAGTATGCTACTTATATGTCTGACTTTGAAAACGAGGCTAATAAATTCAGAGTAGCATCGGGCGCAAACGGTAATGATTATAACTGGACAGAAGTATTGATGCGTGATATTCCACATAATATGATGGAAGGTGTTGCATTGCATCATTATGCAGTGATCAACTGGAACCAAAAAGGTCCGGCAAGAGATTTTACTGAACAACAATATTTTGCTACCATGAAATCGGCCTGGCGCATGGAAGAATATGTTACACGCCACAGTACTATCATGGATAAATATGATCCGAATAAGCGTGTAGCGTTGGTGGTTGATGAGTGGGGTGGATGGTACGAGGTGGAGCCTGGTACAAATCCCGGATTTTTATTCCAGCAGAATACAATAAGGGATGCGATGATTGCAGGTATGACGCTGAATATCTTTAATAATCATGCTGATCGTGTACGCATGGCTAACCTGGCACAAACAGTAAATGTGTTGCAGGCGGTGATCCTTACAAACCAGGAGAAGATGTTGCTTACACCCACTTACCATGTAATGGAAATGTATAATGTTCACCAGGAAGCTACGATGCTTCCCCTGCAACTAAAAACAAATGACTATGTTTTAGGCAATGAAAAACTGCCGGCTGTTTCTGCATCCGCTTCAAAAAATAATAATGGAACAACACATGTATCACTTGTAAATATTGATGCATCGAAAACACAAACCGTAACAATTGATGTGCGTGGATTAAATATCAAAACGGTATCAGGCAGAATTCTTACATCAAAGAAACTGCAGGATT
The DNA window shown above is from Lacibacter sp. H375 and carries:
- a CDS encoding alpha-N-arabinofuranosidase, whose product is MIVAICKRKYAPCSTSGLNLPGNFIKSLFVVALVFTQLTTSAQNSVVINADLGKDKISKHIYGHFAEHLGTCIYGGFYVGDTNKVIPNTNGVRNDIVDALKKLKVPNLRWPGGCFADTYHWKDGVGPKANRPAIVNRWWGGVTEDNSFGTHDFLNMCEMIGAEPYLAGNVGSGTVQELADWVQYVNGKPNTSPMTTWRVKNGREKGWNVNIWGVGNEAWGCGGNMKPEYYANIYRQYATYMSDFENEANKFRVASGANGNDYNWTEVLMRDIPHNMMEGVALHHYAVINWNQKGPARDFTEQQYFATMKSAWRMEEYVTRHSTIMDKYDPNKRVALVVDEWGGWYEVEPGTNPGFLFQQNTIRDAMIAGMTLNIFNNHADRVRMANLAQTVNVLQAVILTNQEKMLLTPTYHVMEMYNVHQEATMLPLQLKTNDYVLGNEKLPAVSASASKNNNGTTHVSLVNIDASKTQTVTIDVRGLNIKTVSGRILTSKKLQDYNSFDQPTKIQPTAFNGAKLNGNSLEVQLPPFSVVVLALK